One genomic segment of Rivularia sp. PCC 7116 includes these proteins:
- a CDS encoding DUF928 domain-containing protein, giving the protein MNRIKHCLVLSAATLLLQCALIPASTTQVQAQDATPKKTTSAGKRSNVAFKSRKGERAPKNAVGGGRRNNGMCEQSGVADSIGVQVKSIDKNLVPLLPSSKLGLTASSHPSFMVYVPATSAKALEFTLENEEGEGIYQTEVNIDKAPGIISFTLPKTEAALEKDKDYRFVVSMICQQAGPKNPFTEGLVRRISLDSAIANQLNKPQSLEQVILYSESGYWFEAIENLAALKRSQPNDLEVAAAWENLLASVGLDGIAKAELQN; this is encoded by the coding sequence ATGAATAGAATAAAACATTGCTTAGTGCTTAGTGCAGCCACCCTGTTGCTTCAATGTGCTTTAATTCCTGCTTCAACAACACAAGTTCAAGCACAGGATGCAACTCCCAAGAAAACGACTTCTGCTGGTAAGCGCTCAAATGTAGCATTTAAATCTCGCAAAGGTGAGCGAGCGCCTAAAAACGCAGTTGGAGGTGGTAGACGGAATAACGGTATGTGCGAACAATCGGGGGTTGCAGATTCGATTGGAGTTCAGGTAAAAAGCATTGACAAGAATTTAGTTCCATTATTACCATCCTCTAAATTAGGCTTAACGGCATCTTCTCATCCGAGTTTCATGGTGTATGTGCCTGCAACTTCAGCCAAAGCCTTAGAATTTACTTTAGAAAATGAAGAAGGAGAAGGAATTTATCAAACAGAGGTAAATATAGATAAGGCTCCAGGGATTATTAGTTTTACTTTGCCAAAAACAGAAGCAGCCTTAGAAAAAGATAAAGATTATCGATTTGTAGTGTCGATGATTTGTCAGCAAGCTGGTCCCAAAAACCCCTTTACAGAAGGATTGGTGCGTCGAATTTCCCTCGATTCTGCAATAGCAAATCAACTGAATAAACCACAATCTTTAGAACAAGTAATACTTTACAGCGAATCAGGATATTGGTTTGAGGCGATAGAAAATCTTGCTGCACTTAAACGTTCTCAACCAAATGATTTAGAAGTTGCTGCGGCTTGGGAAAACTTACTGGCATCTGTTGGTTTGGATGGAATAGCTAAGGCTGAATTACAAAATTAA
- a CDS encoding CHAT domain-containing protein: MSFRKFLRGFSLGLIFTLLSITLTNLNFPLGSQVLNIAAVQAKEVSTEALVQAGKQYYQAGKFAEAVAKWQQAQQIYNSQGDALNQSAVLSNLALAYQQLGKIEPANQTIENSLNLLNNLDSLPAKSLQAAALNIQGSLLLSQGKTQQALDIWVNAGKNYQKVDNNVGYIRSLINQSQALKALGLYPRAKATLEQVNQSLQKQPPSLIKAASLLNFGDTLRLMGDLKTSEKVLQQSLAIAEKLDSQRDIAAALLSLGNNARDRESPEEAFKYYQRAIIASTSPINKVQVQLNQLRLLIDMQKWQQANALIPQIETLIESLPPSRTAVYTKVNFVQSLEKIKENNRGNDYLAKLLAKAIREAKTIGDSRAESYAVGYLGEVYEKTGQLSEAQKLTEKALVLAQTSNANDIAYRWQWQLGRLLKKQNHTEKAISAYSEAVNTLSTIRNDLVSSNVNIQFSFRESVEPVYRELVSLLLQPDKTENKSVKQTAQTNQNNLKKARQVIESLQLAELDNYFREACLTNSPTQIDKIDPQAAVIYPIILADRLEVVLSLPNQTLRHYSSQIPQSELETIIKKMRRSLRRTSLKKERFAIAQKLYDLLIKPAETELQSNDIKTLAFVLDGSMKNLPMAALYDGQQYLIEKYNLALTPGLQLFATRPLENKDLKLLVAGLSESRQGFTPLPGVKTEINQIKSKISSQVLFNQEFTTKAIEKKIGNTPFPVVHLATHGQFSSSAKDTFVLTWDNRVNVKQLGELLQKRDTNSNNPIELLVLSACQTAQGDKRAALGLAGVAVRSGARSTLASLWAVDDNSTSAFMVEFYKQLAQSNISKAEALRQAQISLIKQKRFKHPFYWAPFVLVGNWL; the protein is encoded by the coding sequence TTGTCTTTCAGGAAATTCTTGAGAGGCTTTAGTTTAGGGCTAATATTTACTTTACTAAGCATCACCCTAACTAATTTAAATTTTCCTTTAGGATCGCAGGTATTAAATATTGCAGCGGTTCAAGCGAAAGAAGTCTCAACAGAAGCACTAGTACAAGCAGGAAAACAATATTATCAAGCAGGAAAGTTTGCAGAAGCTGTAGCAAAATGGCAGCAAGCTCAACAAATTTATAATTCTCAAGGTGATGCTCTTAATCAAAGTGCGGTGCTGAGTAATTTGGCTTTGGCATATCAACAGCTAGGAAAAATAGAGCCAGCTAATCAAACTATAGAAAATAGTCTGAACTTACTAAATAATCTAGATTCTTTACCAGCAAAGTCTTTACAAGCTGCTGCTTTAAATATCCAAGGTAGTCTTTTACTATCCCAAGGAAAAACCCAACAAGCGCTGGATATCTGGGTAAATGCTGGCAAAAATTATCAAAAAGTAGACAATAATGTTGGCTACATCCGCAGTTTAATCAATCAATCCCAGGCTTTGAAAGCATTAGGGCTTTATCCCCGCGCTAAAGCTACTTTAGAACAAGTCAATCAAAGCTTGCAAAAACAACCGCCATCTTTAATCAAAGCAGCTAGTTTACTTAATTTTGGCGATACTCTGCGATTAATGGGAGATTTGAAAACATCTGAGAAAGTTTTACAGCAAAGTTTGGCTATCGCAGAAAAATTAGATTCGCAAAGAGATATCGCTGCGGCATTACTTAGTTTAGGTAATAATGCTCGCGATAGAGAATCTCCCGAAGAAGCTTTTAAATATTATCAACGAGCGATTATTGCATCAACATCTCCAATTAACAAAGTTCAGGTGCAGTTGAATCAATTGCGTTTGTTAATAGATATGCAAAAATGGCAGCAAGCGAATGCATTGATACCGCAAATAGAAACTTTAATTGAAAGCTTACCTCCTTCTCGTACAGCAGTATATACAAAAGTCAACTTTGTCCAAAGCTTAGAAAAAATTAAAGAGAATAATAGAGGAAATGATTATCTTGCCAAACTTCTCGCAAAAGCGATTCGAGAAGCTAAAACCATCGGAGATTCACGAGCAGAATCTTATGCTGTGGGTTATTTGGGAGAAGTTTACGAAAAAACAGGGCAGCTATCGGAAGCACAGAAACTCACCGAAAAAGCATTGGTATTAGCTCAAACAAGCAACGCTAACGATATTGCTTATCGCTGGCAATGGCAATTAGGAAGATTATTAAAAAAGCAAAATCACACAGAAAAAGCTATATCCGCATACAGTGAGGCTGTCAATACTTTAAGCACAATTCGTAACGATTTAGTTTCTAGTAATGTTAATATTCAGTTTTCTTTTCGCGAAAGTGTCGAACCAGTTTACCGGGAATTAGTTAGTTTATTGCTTCAACCCGATAAGACAGAAAATAAATCTGTTAAACAAACTGCACAAACAAATCAAAACAATCTCAAAAAAGCGCGTCAAGTAATAGAATCTTTGCAGCTAGCAGAATTAGACAATTATTTTCGAGAAGCCTGCTTAACTAATAGTCCCACACAAATAGACAAAATAGACCCGCAAGCAGCAGTTATTTATCCAATTATTTTAGCAGACCGTTTAGAAGTTGTTCTTTCCTTACCCAACCAAACTTTACGTCATTACAGCAGCCAAATTCCTCAAAGCGAACTAGAAACAATTATAAAAAAAATGCGGCGCTCTCTCAGACGCACATCTTTGAAAAAAGAACGTTTCGCGATCGCGCAAAAATTATACGATTTACTCATCAAGCCAGCAGAAACAGAATTGCAGTCAAACGACATCAAAACCCTAGCTTTTGTACTCGATGGTTCGATGAAAAATCTACCAATGGCGGCACTTTATGATGGTCAACAATACTTAATAGAAAAGTACAATTTAGCACTAACACCAGGACTACAATTATTTGCGACTCGACCTTTAGAAAACAAAGATTTGAAACTATTAGTAGCAGGCTTGAGCGAATCTCGACAAGGATTTACTCCCCTTCCTGGAGTCAAAACCGAAATTAATCAAATTAAATCTAAAATTTCTTCCCAGGTACTTTTCAATCAAGAATTTACCACCAAAGCTATAGAAAAAAAAATCGGTAATACCCCCTTTCCCGTTGTACATTTAGCAACCCACGGACAATTTAGTTCCAGCGCCAAAGACACCTTTGTTCTCACCTGGGATAACCGCGTAAATGTTAAACAATTAGGTGAATTACTGCAAAAGAGAGATACAAACAGCAACAATCCCATCGAACTATTAGTTTTAAGCGCTTGTCAAACAGCACAAGGAGATAAAAGAGCAGCATTAGGACTTGCAGGTGTAGCAGTTAGATCCGGCGCACGCAGTACTCTAGCTAGTTTGTGGGCTGTTGATGATAACTCAACTTCAGCATTCATGGTGGAATTTTACAAGCAATTGGCACAATCAAACATTTCTAAAGCAGAAGCATTACGTCAAGCTCAAATTTCATTAATTAAACAAAAAAGATTTAAGCATCCATTTTATTGGGCACCGTTTGTGCTTGTTGGTAATTGGCTTTAG
- a CDS encoding NifU family protein, with protein sequence MTSIKELVEEINRFEAIISEWDESQRCVASGLKRAIEDLHKEALTRMIKSLKEDSMPALKNAVKDEVVYGLLVYHELVKPPTATLIERVKTALDEIRPSLQTHSGDVELVGVKESDTVEVKLIGTCGNCPSSTLTLSQLVETAIKEYCPEIKYVKAVK encoded by the coding sequence ATGACAAGCATTAAAGAATTAGTAGAAGAAATCAACCGCTTTGAAGCAATAATATCAGAGTGGGATGAAAGTCAGAGATGTGTTGCATCAGGTTTAAAGCGAGCAATTGAGGATTTGCATAAAGAAGCTTTAACTCGAATGATTAAAAGCCTCAAGGAAGATTCGATGCCAGCTTTAAAAAATGCTGTCAAAGATGAAGTGGTGTATGGATTACTTGTTTATCATGAATTAGTTAAACCACCGACAGCAACTTTAATTGAAAGAGTTAAAACCGCTCTTGATGAAATTCGTCCGAGCTTACAAACTCATTCCGGTGATGTGGAACTAGTAGGTGTCAAGGAATCAGATACTGTAGAAGTTAAACTGATTGGAACTTGTGGCAATTGTCCATCTTCTACATTGACTTTATCACAATTAGTTGAAACAGCAATTAAAGAATATTGTCCGGAAATAAAATACGTTAAAGCAGTCAAATGA